One part of the Vanessa tameamea isolate UH-Manoa-2023 chromosome 8, ilVanTame1 primary haplotype, whole genome shotgun sequence genome encodes these proteins:
- the LOC113399966 gene encoding hyccin: MAEWKHLITEWLNEYSALRENELKSFAAEHEHNHEIATAIFNLLYSEDENESQSNKKGDEFDQQMLENVCIQLFSFYRSKEIELHRFTLQFVPTLIYRYLSSVAQGNTKSCRCIETLLIGLYNFEVVDENGKPKVVSFRLPSLAQASIYHEPLSLGSQFLTESALRRWEECNTKLVSWGPHSQVEVINAQNRLKVMAALFFIYNRHLSLLPKLALRHFCIASSRIVTQGFQKKSGAAVGRSIPRIPVSSNFLLEMIEGSYFAMFNEFYTLAFQAVKDIDQRAEYELLPDVMLVTSAVINSLKNSPSGQPCDGPMGISVALSPATTTVTMSKSMITNASFRTKKLPDDIPIQAGQVAPIDSADMLTSITEEGEADTPIQRGTGVRNSKPKLSAFPGLGKKSKDAKDKTGTTAEKKVTVKDASKGIWNSLSGGGDMVDAQQKTNAVDSFDGNGSIKDEISMTSVQNSTENSDTRSQVTTDSLDMETTPRFAAMQVSSV, from the exons ATGGCTGAATGGAAACATTTAATAACAGAATGGTTAAATGAGTATTCTGCTCTGAgagaaaatgaattaaaaagttttgCAGCGGAACATGAACACAATCATGAAATAGCAActgcaatatttaatttattatatagcgAAGATGAAAATGAAAGTCAAAGTAACAAAAAAGGTGATGAATTTGACCAACag atGTTAGAGAATGTCTGTATACAATTATTCAGTTTCTATAGATCAAAAGAAATTGAACTTCATAGATTTACTCTTCAATTTGTTCCAACTTTGATTTATCGGTACTTAAGTTCAGTTGCTCAAGGTAACACAAAGTCATGCAGGTGCATTGAAACTCTATTGATTG gcTTATATAACTTTGAAGTTGTTGATGAAAATGGAAAACCCAAAGTTGTCTCCTTTAGATTACCATCCCTAGCACAAGCTTCAATTTATCATgag cCATTATCTCTAGGTTCTCAATTTCTAACTGAAAGTGCACTACGGAGATGGGAAGAGTGTAATACAAAGTTGGTAAGCTGGGGCCCGCACTCCCAAGTTGAAGTTATCAATGCCCAGAATCGACTCAAAGTAATGGCAGCTCTCTTCTTCATTTATAACCGTCACCTAAGTTTATTACCAAAGCTAGCACTGAGACATTTCTGTATTGCATCATCAAG aataGTTACACAAGGATTCCAAAAAAAAAGTGGTGCTGCTGTCGGTAGATCTATACCTCGAATACCAGTCTCTTCAAACTTCCTCCTAGAAATGATAGAGGGTTCATACTTTGCAatgtttaatgaattttatacaTTAGCATTCCAGGCAGTCAAAGATATAGACCAACGAGCTGAATATGAATTACTGCCTGATGTCATGTTGGTCACAAGTGCCGTAATTAATTCATTGAAGAACAGTCCTTCtg gTCAACCATGCGATGGCCCAATGGGCATAAGTGTGGCATTGTCACCAGCAACTACCACGGTTACTATGTCAAAATCAATGATAACAAACGCATCATTCCGCACCAAAAAACTACCAG ACGACATTCCCATACAAGCTGGACAAGTAGCGCCCATAGATTCAGCGGACATGCTCACGTCAATCACCGAAGAGGGCGAGGCTGACACTCCCATACAACGAGGCACCGGTGTACGGAACTCTAAACCTAAATTGAGTGCATTCCCCGGATTAGGCAAAAAGTCAAAAGATGCCAAAGACAAAACTGGTACGACAGCTGAGAAAAAGGTTACCGTCAAAGATGCCTCCAAAGGTATTTGGAATTCCCTCAGCGGCGGTGGCGATATGGTTGACGCGCAACAAAAAACAAACGCCGTAGACTCTTTCGACGGTAATGGAAGCATAAAAGATGAAATTTCAATGACATCAGTCCAAAACAGTACCGAAAACTCTGACACGCGATCGCAGGTGACGACCGACTCCTTGGACATGGAAACGACACCACGTTTCGCCGCTATGCAAGTTAGCTCTGTATAA
- the LOC113399999 gene encoding uncharacterized protein LOC113399999 produces MKTLVFLSFVILIFVSTCWARDMIVGTSYNTRLVWQQKAEYRAIPFKKRVKEVFYTDPSQQIIRGVIARDLDHNDATATITSGGVGSSFVNIRMKSERGGSLNYQIEIYV; encoded by the exons atGAAAACGCTAGTGTTTTTGAGTTTTGTTATACTTATCTTTGTATCAACATGCTGGGCTCGCGATATGATAGTGGGTACCAGTTACAACACGCGACTGGTTTGGCAACAGAAGGCCGAGTATAGAGCTATTCCTTTCAAGAAGAGAGTAAAAGAGGTATTCTACACGGATCCAAGTCAACAAATAATCAgg GGTGTGATAGCCAGGGACTTGGACCACAATGACGCAACAGCCACTATAACTTCAGGGGGCGTGGGGTCCAGCTTTGTTAACATTCGTATGAAGAGCGAACGCGGCGGCAGCCTAAATTACCAAATTGAAATTTACGTGTAA
- the LOC113399984 gene encoding uncharacterized protein LOC113399984 — protein sequence MALVYSCCFWFSLRLGEILIGLTAIIRAIIALVALCIAYKQPENVKYQISLWMTNMNLIHVSGYLENFQADPEKYLSYGITLCCIYLVVCVLYIYGAYMCSNVTMIPFILVELIHLIILSIFITTWLIVLKQNTMDIGLVIGASVTSGFVLMGLFYLWVCTATLPVLINEIEQEEQRTTINKLQKLLKDKNQRLKRGHYNSSFNYDNEDVERTHLFVVPRYVNAVENTDEHYYRANFLH from the exons ATGGCGCTCGTGTATAGCTGCTGCTTTTGGTTTTCACTTCGACTGGGAGAAATACTTATTGGATTGACCGCAATC ATTAGAGCTATAATAGCGTTGGTTGCTCTCTGTATAGCTTACAAGCAACctgaaaatgttaaatatcaaatatctcTGTGGATGACAAATATGAATTTGATTCACGTGAGCGGTTACTTAGAAAATTTTCAAGCAG ATCCAGAGAAATATCTAAGTTATGGAATAACATTGTGTTGTATTTATCTGGTTGTCTGTGTCTTATACATTTATGGAGCCTATATG tgtAGTAACGTTACGATGATTCCATTTATATTGGTGGAGTTGATACATCTTATCATACTTTCCATCTTTATAACGACATGGTTAATTGTTCTAAAGCAAAATACCATGGACATTGGCCTCGTGATtggtgccagtgtaactagcgGGTTTGTGCTCA TgggcttattttatttatgggtATGTACCGCTACACTTCCGGTATTGATAAATGAAATCGAACAAGAAGAACAAAgaactacaataaataaacttcaaaaacTTCTAAAAGACAAAAATCAACGCTTGAAACGAGGACATTATAATTCGTCGTTTAATTACGATAACGAAGACGTGGAAAGAACGCATTTATTTGTTGTTCCGAGATATGTAAATGCTGTTGAAAATACTGATGAACACTATTATAGAGcgaattttttacattaa